ataaagagattaaaaaaattttgtaagaatttatgaattattttatgaatatgataaataaaataaaatgttttaatagatGAAATTGGTAAAATTACTATAATAGccttataattaaaatagataaaataaaatgttgttgttattattattgttataatattaatagtattaataaaatatcatcatcattattacaCATAATTAAAATCCTTCTTTGTTTAAGCTTCAAATGTATATGTCACATACATTCAgacaatcaataataaatataattatctatctttttatctttttgactattatttataaattttaaagtagaTTTAAATTAACAAACTTCTAATTACGACTCATTATCTAATAATcaacatttattataataatcttGATTGGATGATGCTTAATAATATAGATCCTTGAACCGATCAACCCTTTAATAATTTTGACTATACACTCATTTACCCATATAACCTATgatacaattattattaattgtgaacaataattaaataataattattattattatcatcatcaatcATTATTACCTACACTGTCTttccaaattataaaaaagaaaaaaaccacCCTCATTCTCGCATATCCATCCCCTTAACAGTTTATCCTTTAAAAAAGAGTCTTTAAATCACTTATTCTTAatttaagtaatatataaaatagatttaaagtaatttaagtCGCTTAGCCTCTGActcttcaaatatatataactataaaaagtaatttaatactatttgaaatttttagtCCTTAATACCTTTAATacgtaattattttatataagacCTAGCTAATGTTGAACTAAGCATCcaacaacaataatatatacTTGGTTTCAAGTGccgaaatataataaaattaaaacatgattaAGTCAGTCTTAATTGAGATCTAATTAAACTTGGTCTTGATTAAAAACATTGTAAGCCCATCCTTAAAAAGCCATTATCAATTTAACCTGGGTGCACCATTGACTCAATCTTAGTTGACACTTTTCTTAATTAGCGACAACTAAGGCATCTTcccttttaactttatttaaaatattaactcatCTAATATAAAAACTGGTAGGGAATAGACCAAAATACTTCTTCACATCATGCAATTGTCCAttcgtttttctttttggcAATTTTGCATTTCTTTGGTTAATTACCATTGTACCCGTAAGTTTGTTTTGGTTGGGATATCTCGTTTATGCCCTTATTCATTTTCGCAAACAAGGAATTAGATAAgctactcttttttttttttttcatttttattataaaaatttataaaattattagcgAAAATAAATCCATaggtaaattttaattattaacaaattttgtcgaaaaagttaaaaatttaattatcaaaaattttaatataatatgtaatttaaaatttaatggtaaattttaatcacataattatattatttaattacacatcactaattaattattgtgttaaattaattaatttaaaacaaacaaattcatatctaaatattatttcttattgttattattattattatttgtactattgttattttttatattaatattattattttaatatattattattattattattattattagttgtacatttaataaattgatattaaaataatttatttaatttgttatataaaaaggaaaaatacccataattaattagttattttttctcatgttattcaactttttattaaaattctatatttataactgtatataattataacacttaataataattatataaataattatttatttaaatataagaataattacattaattttttaatagaagaTAAAAAACGGGTCTCATAGAAGATcttagttaatttttatgttgGCCTTAATTAAGACAAGCTTAGCTAACCCGAATtgaaacatgtttttatttgtttatttgaattttattgaaatatgtttatattcCTGTAAGTTGAGACATTTGGTAGTGAGTGATGATTGACTTGATCTCATTTGAAGACATGTTTTTGGCTTTAGTCTTGATTAGAACACATTCcatgcattcatatttaattagaGTATCTTTTACACAATTCGACTAAAATATATCTCCACTAAATTCCAAAGAATTCTTCATCCAAGTCTAGTTCAACATTTCTTTGACTCAACctgtttataatttaaatctgttattaaaattatatatagctttttaaagcaaatttaaaatgaaactgtTAAACATGGTTTTGTATTAGTTTGAAATAAGCAGCAGTAGTTATTATATAAGAGATAAATGGATGTGATTTTATAAGGCATTTTAAATTGCATTtagaatgataataataaagagAGACTTGGAATTATGATAAAGTGGTGTTTTCTTGAGAAATTTAATGTTTTGGATGCAAATGTAGAcaaattggaaagaaaagttGCAGTTGCTGCACGACTAGGACTTACATTAAATGCCACTTTTAGACCACAAAAATTATATTCCAAATTACTCATACTTTTTAAGAATCTATTTTCATTTCAACTCTTTCTCCAATTTCTTCAATAAACTTTTATTAGCTTAGACCTTTTTCTgacttataataaattttaattcatacaaaatatattagaagaggagaaaataagTTTAGAAATTGTAGTCCAATGAAGACCTAGTCAAAGTAAACCGACGCGACACTTCAATGCATGTgtttcagaatttttttttttcagtttattaAATCATAacattctaattaattttattattttaatgatttctacaaatttcctttttttcttaatctttgaATTTAGTCttctttattgttattttaatatttttattcatgaatATATTTCGGTTATTCAATCTCAGTACGATTTTGGCCGCACCTTCAATCTTAAAAGAATCAAAGTCCAACCCAAACTTCACGTGTATGTCAGTAGCTGCTACTTCGCTCCTTCTCAATTCACcctttcataataataataataattcttaaaagcatattatcatttaaatagCATATTATGATTCTTACCTTGATTGTATTGATGTAATTCTTAgtgtatgaaaaataaataaaaaattatcaaattttaaatatctcataaatttaaatattcttaatcaatattttatttaaaaatttattttattgaatatttaaaatttatatattttcccgCAAGTTCCAAATAACATCATGTTAGCTCTTATCaagtttgtattattttattttgaagataaataaaatatatgagtgTTTGATTTTGTAGTTTCAACCACAGCATCATAAATTTAgataacaataaaaatcaacTTCTATAACACTACttcataataaaaaagtgacattgttacatttttttaaaaattaaatgctaaactaaaaattacttttttaaagttaaatactaaaataaaaagttaaacaagTTAAAAACGTGTTTTAATGTTTGCACATATATAACCAACcattgtcatttttttatatatataaagataattaattaaggttatagaacttcattttatattattgtcaaagtttttatattctgtttgagattacaaaatcaaaaaattgataatgaaaattcaattaaaatatatagctATTTTAGATAGTTAAtacatcataatttttttataaagactTATTTAAAAACAGTaaactttatgaaaaaaaattaaaatttaacatcaaTCTAATATAAAAGACCTAATTGAATCATTTTTAACCACTAAAGTACTAAATTGAACGAgaaccaaaaaaaaatgaaggatccaattgatttatttataagaattgaaggaaaaaaaataatttaaaggtaaaatataaattaaatgaataatttggTGAATATATTTTGTATCTTGCATGGGTCTATATAGCAGTTAGGGTGGCGACTTTTGAACCTAAAAAGTCAGGGTTCGTGTTGGACCAACTTATTATAGGGAGGCAAGTCCAtctcaacaatttcaaaaaacCTAGCAACTCCTTATGTACAGTATCCccattttcaacatttttatttcatcaaatgtcacattttctttctttttaatacaCCACTttccatttctattttattttttcaacaattcagtattatataaagaaaacaaattatagaattattgctttgtaaatctttttaataaagataatattaatactttatataaattagattcatattttattggtatgtgATGATAAATGATGACAAGAATAgtacttttacaattttttgtgattaatctttataaaaaattgaacaattaGGATGTGAATTTTCAGTTTAACCAAAAAGTTGATATGAATGGGATATATTTTTAGGATAAGCAGAATCCGGTGAGATAAATGTAAAACATGAACGGTTAGTGGGACACTTTCTACGCTGAATGTCGGCCTCAAAGCCCACgtttgttttcaaattcaataaatcGGGCTTAAAATAGGGAGTGTGGCCCATATTCTAATTCAGGGTAAGTTGGAGAAGTATTATTGGGGCTTTCTTCTGCACTTGTAATTTTTCTTCTACACCCCACCCCAAATTTTACTTGTGATGCCAAATATGTCTATGATGAATTTAGTATAGAAGAGTTATATTTACGTATCCTGGTACTCCAATGTCACTTTTACTTTCATATGGAAGTCTATAGGTATTTagtataaaacaatatttaacaaataattaaatttgaagagagtaaataaataaaacaagatacacagaataaataaaatttaaaaaatctaacaaaataaattaataaaatggcTCCGCAATTATTGCATATATAGATGGAGGGAGTCAAAGTCAACCCTTGTTCATTTGGTGGGAAGGGCACTGAGTCATTACCCAAAAATCCCTTCTTTTCACCACTTAATCTTTTACAAAATGAAGTTTGTTCATATTCTCTTCTCTTGTCTCTACTTTCTGTCTTATTCAACTATTTTTTATGCAAATAAATGTACTAAAGAATTGTTTAtcattctaattaattttttttttttggcaattGTGGCTAAAGCCTGCAGgctaataataatatctaaatccATGTTTTGAATGGCTTATTATGTCAGCACTCATTTCCACCTTAAGAAGTGCTACCTTAACTGCCTAGAATTTTCTCCCATTTCCCACTCATACACCTTTTCAAATAATCacttttttcactatttttctctatatatactttttatccttaattaattatacaacTTATATCTTAATAACATAACAATGCTTATAtcatacaattttatttctataatagcTATATTAGAAAAACCATACAAACATATTTATCACAGTTCTCCATAAAcctaattacaaaaaatttagaaatgatttttataagttttcaaACAATTCAGAAACATGGTGAGTATTCTCAGTCAATCCATtgaacttaatttattttgtcagctatatttcttaattagtagacatatttttggaaaaaaaaaattatttaaggaGGCCTGTACCACTAAAAGTGAAGTACAAGGAATTCCATTAGTAGAGTTGACCTTTTCCATCttctatcttaaaaatataaataattaacactTGCATATGGTTGCATGTTAGAAGCAAATTGTTGTAcgtaactttttatattatatcatgTTATTGATGGTTTAAGAAGGAaggaataataaatatttcgcAAACTATAACAGTATGTGATTGATATATCAGAGAAATTTTGTTCTGAAAATTCCCTTTTGACATCTATAAAAAGCCTTGCTCCTTGGtgttgcatttcaagaaagtgtATCTGTCACACTGTGACCAAATGAAATCTTCATTCTTTTCcgtattatttttctcttttgctaTTCTCTGCTGCTCTGCACCTTTTGGAGCTGAAGCATGGTTGAAGCCCAAAATACCCATCTCTTCTCTCATCACAAAAACTCTTTTTGACTCATTTTTCCTACACAAAGATGACACTGCATGCCCTGCAAAAGACTTCTACACCTACCACTCCTTCATTCTTGCATCAAAATCCTTCCCTGCATTTGGTACCACTGGTTGTTTAGCCACGCGCAAGCGTGAGATTGCTGCGTTTCTCGCTCAGATTTCCCATGAAACCACCGGTGGGTGGGCCACCGCACCCGATGGCCCATTTGCTTGGGGCTTGTGCTTCAAGGAAGAAATTAGTCCTCAGAGTAATTACTGTGATTCCACTAACACTCAATGGCCATGCTTCCCTGCAAAAAGTTACAAGGGAAGAGGACCGATTCAACTTTCTTGGTAGAGAAACTTAGACTTACTTACACATATTAATTGATGTATgtataaaggaagaagaagttgagtacttaattaaactatatatgTGCAGGAACTACAACTATGGACCGGCAGGGAAGGCGTTGGGATTTGATGGGTTGAGGAATCCGGACATCGTGGCGAACAATTCCGTGATAGCCTTCAAAACTGGGCTCTGGTTTTGGATGACAGAGCAAAAGCCAAAACCTTCTTGCCACGACGTGATGGTTGGGAAATACCTGCCTACAGAAGCTGACATAGCGGCTAATCGAACATCTGGTTATGGCTTGGTCACTAACATAATCAACGGTAAACTTGAATGTGGGATTCCTGATGATGCAAGAGTCAATGATCGGATTGGTTTTTTCCAAAGATATACAAAGCTGTTCAACGTCGACACTGGACCTAACTTGGATTGTGCATATCAGCAACCCTTCTAACTCTCacgttatctttttttttttttttttccattgatTTGTTTGTCTTGCAAGAATTTAATAATGTATTGAAAGAAAGCATCTACAACCTCCTTCATGGAATTTTCCTAATGCACTCTATCACAAGTTGACAAAAGCTTTATGTTCTTCTTGATCGTTTAGTGCCACAACGTCGGAGGAAATTTTAATATGTACAAGAGGGAGAGAgagtacaaaaaataaatataaataaagaagtaACTAAACAAAGAAACTGggttaaaataagaaaattggaattcttaatttattttgccAGCTTAGgtgttaaattgtttatttgaattttttgaactTATCAGGCCACCACTTActactttttgtatttttttttaaggaaaaactttttttaatagcatttcttttaacaatttttttacaacgcatacgtagcagcttgtgattggtccgttttaaatattttttaaatataaatttaaataaatcaataaaatgatgacacgtgttccattgtcaaaaaagttgtcaaatagtattgtcaaaaatatcatcattgtcctttttttaatatatagtttttaattatcaaattttatgtACATCTCTTGTTAAATGTTGACTCTTATTTTCTAACTTCTGGCTGAGTGGGTTGTGCCTATATAGCTTCTCATAATATTAACAAGTGACGTTCCTGACTTATCATCAGGCTTGTCTTTGATGATTACCTTAGAGAAAAGAGTATTTAGATTTCAGAATTGCTCAATTGTAGTTTTACTTAAGCAGAAAACTGCACCTACCACTTGTgattcaaatatatatagattACCTTAGAGAAAAGAGTAtttactttctttctctcttccacAAATGCATAATATTGTGTAATACCTTTCAGAGTTAGCTCATCCATAAGGTTAATAATGTATGGCTTACGTAGATATCTATCTTTGAAGTCCTTACAGTAACAGGAAATGTAGTAGAAAACATCAGAATTTGACGGGTTCCAGGAAGAAATTGAATCAGCTGTTCTATTGAAGGTTGGAACTCTGAGGAGAGAAGCTTATCAACCTGAgagaaaattatacaaaatctCGTTATTGTCTATTTCCTTTTTTGGCttgataaacaaacaaataaattatcgGTGCAGAAGTTACAGGTACAAAGAGGAAACAATGAAACCTAAGAACAAGAAACATGTATGTCAATCTCTTTGTACATCACCATCCAGTAAacattctaatattttattccaACTAAATTCATCAAGTAAATGAGTATCAGAAGAATTAATGTTGAAAGTTCCAGAGAATGAATATGTAAAGGAAAAGGTCATTGGCTCAATACTTACAACATGAATAAGAGTCACAATAAACAAAGTCATTGCTTCTGCTAACACCATACAATCATTTCTTAACCTCATCTTCAATCCCTTTTGTAATGCTATAAACAGTATAAATTAGCTAATGTATCTCTATCATTTAGTAAATTTCAAGAGATATGTACTACCTCATCCATAACAAGCATAGAGCAATCTTTCAGATATAATAGACATTAAATAACTACaagtaacaaataaattaatcatgCATCAACAACGCAGCAAAAGAAATACTATTTTCAAACTTTGGCACCAAAATCTATTTGAACATGGACAAGACAACAAAAAAGAGGGAATAGGAATATTTAGAAAGTGGAATTCTGCGTCATGGAGAATTCGAATTTTGCATAAGGATACTTACGATGAAAAAAATTGAGGAAAGGAGTGGGTAACATGCACATTTGTATTTTGTGTTGGAATATAATGAATATTCTCTTATCCTTGGTATTTTTCCTTCCTGTACAGTGATGATATTTCTAAAAGAGTTGAGAGTGTAGTCATTTGCTGAGTTAATATCTTGTAAAAATCTAAATCGAGACAACATTCATTTTGTAGTGTCTGTACTCACTAGGAGAATTTTGCTTACATTTCCAATAGTGTTTTTGGCATTAAggttattacaatttttatgcTCTGCATTTCATATTTTGTACCagtaaaaatttatgtttatttcattaTTCAGTACAACTCATACTTCGTGTGTAAGAGGTGTTAGTATTGTATAATGAAACTATGTTACTTTTGGAATCCCATTCCCTTCTGTGTGAATCCTTTCCCATAACCAGAATAATTTTCtacacttctttttttttcttttgtttagttAAATCTGCAGTACAAAGTGTTGATAATAGTAAGTGTTCAATGCATTTGCAATCTCAAACTTCTTTTTTGCTCTGCCCGCAATGTAACATTACTCTGTTTGCAGTCAAAAACCAGAAAGACTCTGGCATAGATCATAGTTTCATTTACCcaacatattaatattactatttttctttcatttggcGTCTGTCTTGAAAATTGAGGAAAAATGCTAATGGTGAATTAGAAGTTGAGTTgtagaaaggaaacaaaagtaGTAGCCCGGAAGGGATTAGAATGTACAACACTATTCTTTTCCATTATCTTCCAAGAAAGAGCAGAGTGAGCTACGCATATACATCTATCTGTGCATGCTTCGCTAAGTAAAGTAAGATTTTCTAAAGTTTCTGATCAGCCACCACAGTAGAGTCTCACTCTAGAGGACAAAATTGGAAATATCCGCTAGTGTCTGCACACTTAACACCCGAATGTGTCTACCCTTGTGATCTTCAATCTCTTTACTGTGGATAAGAACATCCTAAACCATCGAAACAACAACCACATCAATACACAGAATGGAACACATAATGATGCATTTGTTTCCCAGAGACAAAAAGGAATCTATCAACTTACTCCCAAGGAACATCTCCAACCATGACCAAatctccttcttcatcttcgtATGTTAGTACATGGCATCTCTCGGGTTGCACTCCATTCATCTCTGTCCCCCCTGTTAACGAGCCACAATATTCCACTATTATTTCATACACTCTTTTCAACACATTCTTATAAACTAAAAGTTAAAAGAGGaacattcataatttcataatCTATAACAAattatcaactaaaaataaaagaaattgaatagaTTAAGGGCAGCAGACTCACAAAGAATGGTAGTGTCGAACATGTGTTCAAGACTCTTCACTAACTCATAATAACTTCCATGAGCAAGAATATTGAGTTTCCTTCCTATTGGAATGCCTTCCATGTAGACCTTCACAAAGAAGCTGCTATGGTCGTTGCAATCATTTGCTTCAGCCGCTTGCGAAATGTTCACAAGAGGGTGCTGTGGTTGTTGCCAATGCCCCCTACATCATCAAATCAATACACCAAATAATTAGTCTTCAACTGATGAAAGTTTCAGGATTTCAGCATACATAAGTAGTATCATAACACAAACCTTGAAATAGAAGAACCACCATGGTGAGCGGCGGAAATGCTGAGTCCAAGGCTAAGATCAGTGGGAAGCTCTTGTGTGAAAGAGGATGCAGTGGAAATGagaaggtggtggtggttgcTGCTACTGCTgatggaagaggaagaagaattAGAGTGTTTTCCCATTGTGGTATTAAGGAAGTAGCAAGactatgatgatgatgatgacatacCAAGCCGCCACCTTAACGGCTTAAATAAACCAAGAAGAAAGAGAGGATGGTCCTATTCGTAGAATCAAGACTTCCTCTGCAGCAGAGCCACTTCCCACcccactttttcttttttccatgtAATTGCTTGCTAGACCTCAAATGTTGTCATGGTAGCCGACAGCTACACGTGTCAATAACAAAACTCCAACTTAGCATCTTCCATCGACGTGTgtttatttcattcaatttttcactatatatatatatatatttagctTCAACCCTCTATAGTCATAACCTCCATTAGTAGTACAAACTTTAACAGACATTGGagtttttaatagtttaaaaatattaatgagaaggttaaaaatgaatttaatgatTGATCAGTAgtgattcaaattaaaattgtgCTAGGGAGGGAAGGATATGGTAATAGTGAGTGTTATGTTAGAAGGAGTGAATTGATGGGGTGGACAAGAGAACATCGATATCTGAAACCTTGTACATACATGTAATATCCGATAATCAATGTTCAATGGATATAATCATCGTGTTGCGCATGAGTGACCTTGATTGGAGAGACAAAATATATAAAGGCATTGGAAGTGGTGATGCTACATAAACTGCTGTGTGTTCAGAAACATATTGATGTAGGTTCCTTGAAAGGTTCTGTGAACAGCAGAAAAACCATCAACCACACCACAACATACTTATGAAGAGAAGTTGTGCGCATTTATTACCCCTAACTTACTACCAGACAACCTtcctctcttttccttttcaaccATTCAACTACACAACAAACAACCTTATTAGTAGTATCATTTTCTTTCATGCAAAAAACTTTTATCATcttctaaataattcaaaatatttgccttttctctctcttcaaacCTAGACTATGTATTATTTCTCAGACAACAATTATTTACACcaatattataataactaacTTCCCCATATTCTATATCTCTTTTTTAACTTTCTATGTCTATTCTCATAACtccttttaaattattcattctactaattattttatattataatatgttgattTACTTCACAATAGTTTATAGCCTTTAAACAATATACaagataaaattaaagagtTAAATTCTTTatgaaaattg
The sequence above is drawn from the Vigna radiata var. radiata cultivar VC1973A chromosome 3, Vradiata_ver6, whole genome shotgun sequence genome and encodes:
- the LOC106757532 gene encoding auxin-responsive protein IAA20 — protein: MGKHSNSSSSSISSSSNHHHLLISTASSFTQELPTDLSLGLSISAAHHGGSSISRGHWQQPQHPLVNISQAAEANDCNDHSSFFVKVYMEGIPIGRKLNILAHGSYYELVKSLEHMFDTTILWGTEMNGVQPERCHVLTYEDEEGDLVMVGDVPWEMFLSTVKRLKITRVDTFGC
- the LOC106757257 gene encoding chitinase 10 translates to MKSSFFSVLFFSFAILCCSAPFGAEAWLKPKIPISSLITKTLFDSFFLHKDDTACPAKDFYTYHSFILASKSFPAFGTTGCLATRKREIAAFLAQISHETTGGWATAPDGPFAWGLCFKEEISPQSNYCDSTNTQWPCFPAKSYKGRGPIQLSWNYNYGPAGKALGFDGLRNPDIVANNSVIAFKTGLWFWMTEQKPKPSCHDVMVGKYLPTEADIAANRTSGYGLVTNIINGKLECGIPDDARVNDRIGFFQRYTKLFNVDTGPNLDCAYQQPF